In Microbulbifer sp. GL-2, the following are encoded in one genomic region:
- a CDS encoding GTP-binding protein has protein sequence MAASQLIRGVPANVITGFLGVGKTTAIRHLLESKPDDERWAVLVNEFGEVGVDGALFEPGQEDSIYIREVPGGCMCCAAGLPMQVALNQLLAKARPHRLLIEPTGLGHPREVLEALSDAVRGGVLNLRGTLTLVDARCIGDDRYLRSETFRQQLEVADLVVANKSDLYGPEDLQNLQRFLSFLGEGTEKPLQVVEQGRIELGWLQLPSGFQVSTGNNHQHPVNQLVDEVELLPDCGYLRSENSGEGYYSCGWRFSPEFIFDHDALFSLFSGAEAERIKGVFITEQGVFGFNKADKVLTVLELDDTLESRVEVINQAPLGWDEMEKSWIDALVDNQDIEPKVFINPNSC, from the coding sequence GTGGCGGCTAGTCAGTTGATACGCGGGGTACCCGCCAACGTTATCACCGGTTTTCTGGGTGTTGGCAAGACGACCGCAATCCGCCACCTTCTGGAAAGTAAGCCCGATGATGAACGCTGGGCTGTTCTGGTCAATGAGTTTGGAGAGGTGGGTGTTGACGGTGCACTTTTTGAACCGGGCCAGGAAGATAGCATTTATATCCGAGAGGTACCCGGTGGCTGTATGTGCTGTGCGGCGGGCTTACCAATGCAGGTTGCTTTAAACCAGTTACTGGCCAAAGCCAGGCCCCATCGTTTATTGATCGAGCCCACGGGCCTGGGGCATCCACGAGAGGTGCTCGAAGCGCTGTCCGACGCTGTACGCGGCGGTGTTTTGAACCTTCGCGGTACGCTTACTTTGGTGGATGCCCGCTGTATAGGGGACGACCGCTATTTGCGTAGTGAGACTTTTCGGCAGCAATTAGAAGTTGCCGACCTGGTGGTTGCCAACAAGTCTGACCTCTATGGCCCTGAGGACTTGCAGAACCTTCAGCGTTTTCTCTCATTTTTAGGTGAAGGCACAGAAAAACCTCTTCAAGTGGTGGAGCAGGGGCGTATCGAACTAGGCTGGCTTCAACTTCCCAGTGGTTTCCAGGTTTCTACAGGGAATAATCACCAGCATCCGGTAAATCAGTTGGTGGATGAAGTTGAGCTATTACCGGATTGTGGTTATCTCCGCTCAGAGAATAGTGGAGAGGGCTACTACAGCTGTGGCTGGCGTTTTAGCCCTGAATTTATATTTGACCATGATGCGCTCTTTTCACTATTCAGCGGCGCTGAAGCTGAGAGAATCAAGGGTGTATTTATTACCGAGCAAGGTGTATTTGGATTTAACAAGGCTGACAAAGTGCTTACAGTCTTGGAGCTGGATGACACTTTGGAAAGCCGGGTGGAGGTGATTAACCAGGCACCTTTGGGCTGGGATGAGATGGAGAAGTCCTGGATCGATGCTCTGGTAGATAATCAAGATATCGAGCCGAAGGTTTTTATAAATCCAAATAGTTGTTAG
- a CDS encoding class I SAM-dependent methyltransferase, whose translation MNIEYYKTIASYYDIICKDLDFDLDFYKSEKVYGKNVLELTSGTGRVSIPLLEAGAKLTCIDISPEMLKILKEKITQHKYSAEVICEDVTKISLYQKFELAILPFHSFMELLGENKQLCTLSRIYRALVPGGRFLCPIHNPTVRKDSVNGCLHSIGVYSLEDGLLHVSGFEQGGHPTVDRFRFYEKFDKSGKLNSKHIVKMKFELISKDSFEEMANRVGFKIKNIYGDYERNSYSDSQSPFIIWDLVKS comes from the coding sequence ATGAACATAGAATACTATAAAACAATCGCTAGTTATTATGACATCATCTGTAAAGATCTAGATTTTGATTTAGATTTTTACAAGAGTGAGAAAGTTTATGGAAAGAATGTATTGGAGCTAACATCTGGAACAGGTAGAGTATCAATTCCACTTTTAGAGGCTGGGGCAAAACTGACATGCATTGACATATCACCTGAAATGTTAAAAATACTCAAAGAAAAAATCACTCAACACAAGTACTCTGCAGAAGTCATTTGTGAAGATGTTACTAAAATATCACTGTATCAAAAATTTGAACTAGCGATATTGCCCTTTCATTCATTCATGGAGCTACTCGGCGAGAACAAACAATTATGTACTCTATCTCGTATATATAGAGCTCTGGTTCCCGGTGGTAGATTCCTCTGTCCAATACACAACCCTACCGTGCGTAAAGATTCAGTTAATGGTTGCTTACACTCTATAGGAGTCTATTCATTAGAAGATGGGTTGCTACATGTTTCCGGTTTTGAACAAGGTGGGCACCCTACTGTGGATAGATTTAGATTCTATGAGAAATTTGACAAATCGGGAAAATTAAACTCAAAACATATTGTAAAAATGAAATTTGAATTAATTTCGAAAGATTCTTTTGAGGAAATGGCAAACCGTGTAGGTTTCAAAATTAAAAACATTTATGGCGACTATGAAAGAAATAGTTATTCTGATTCACAAAGTCCGTTTATAATATGGGATCTCGTTAAATCTTAA
- a CDS encoding aspartate aminotransferase family protein, whose translation MNDKKIIDVELKYDCNFGNKHHLALVKGKNSKVWDSKDNIYIDCVSGMGVMNVGHANPEIIDAVKNQVAKLSICHQSYPNNKRAEYLNSLASILPKGLSKIYLCNSGTEATEAMLKVTLAATKRTKIVACKGGYHGLTLGATGLASLPSLREPFKSIIHEATFIEFNNIEELHGAVDNNTAAVVFELVQGSSGGEAATKEFVQAARELTDKFGSCLIFDEVLTGFCRTGKWFATNHYDSFPDGIILAKAIGGGLPIGAFAMTKELADNFPKGIHSNTFGGNPLSMAAGLAAIEYAKRTNLCEQTEKKSDFFDCLSKNLIGRSLKSIKGMGLLKSLALRGDSQEYMLLLREKFNILTIPRNESLLLLPPLTIPYKDIEVIVRALSNTFCKFDS comes from the coding sequence ATGAATGATAAAAAAATAATTGATGTTGAGTTAAAATATGATTGTAACTTTGGCAATAAGCATCACTTGGCGCTAGTAAAGGGTAAAAATTCAAAGGTTTGGGATTCGAAGGACAATATATATATTGACTGTGTATCTGGAATGGGTGTTATGAATGTTGGCCATGCGAATCCGGAAATTATTGATGCAGTAAAAAATCAAGTAGCTAAATTATCTATATGTCATCAGTCTTATCCAAATAATAAACGAGCGGAATATCTTAATTCATTAGCCAGCATATTACCGAAAGGATTATCAAAGATCTATCTATGCAATTCAGGAACTGAAGCTACTGAAGCTATGTTAAAAGTAACTTTAGCTGCTACTAAACGCACAAAAATTGTAGCATGTAAAGGTGGATATCATGGTCTGACCCTTGGTGCGACAGGCCTTGCTTCGCTCCCCTCACTTCGTGAACCATTTAAGAGTATCATCCATGAAGCCACTTTTATAGAATTTAACAATATTGAAGAACTTCATGGGGCTGTTGATAATAATACAGCAGCAGTAGTATTTGAATTAGTTCAAGGTAGTTCAGGAGGGGAGGCTGCTACTAAGGAGTTTGTGCAAGCCGCAAGAGAACTGACAGATAAATTTGGTTCATGTCTTATTTTTGACGAGGTTTTAACTGGATTTTGCCGGACAGGAAAATGGTTCGCTACAAATCATTATGATTCATTTCCAGATGGAATCATATTAGCAAAAGCAATTGGCGGAGGGCTACCGATTGGTGCATTCGCCATGACAAAAGAGTTGGCTGACAATTTTCCCAAAGGTATTCATAGTAATACCTTTGGTGGAAATCCATTGAGCATGGCTGCTGGATTGGCAGCTATTGAATATGCTAAAAGAACTAACTTATGTGAACAAACAGAAAAAAAATCAGACTTTTTTGATTGTCTAAGTAAGAATTTGATAGGAAGAAGCTTAAAAAGTATAAAAGGTATGGGTTTACTAAAGAGCTTAGCTCTGAGAGGAGACAGTCAGGAGTACATGCTATTATTACGTGAAAAGTTTAACATACTAACAATTCCTCGAAATGAATCATTACTTCTTTTACCCCCGCTTACTATACCTTATAAAGATATAGAAGTGATTGTAAGAGCGCTCTCAAATACTTTTTGTAAATTTGATTCTTAA
- a CDS encoding Fur family transcriptional regulator, producing MKASQIRQTLSVAEQACRSSGARLTEKRKNVLTVLLRSKTPLSAYEIAEHYNSDVGDSIPAMSVYRMLDFLAAENLVHKLNSENKYLACAHIACDHSHQTPQFLICNRCSKVREIGIRPEVITALRDTVESAGFHLQTSQLELDCVCDECSREAA from the coding sequence ATGAAAGCATCCCAAATCAGACAGACCCTGAGTGTGGCAGAACAAGCCTGCCGTAGCTCAGGGGCGCGCCTGACTGAAAAGCGCAAGAATGTCCTAACCGTTTTGCTGCGCTCTAAAACCCCGCTCTCAGCCTATGAAATAGCGGAGCATTACAATAGTGACGTCGGCGACTCAATTCCTGCCATGTCAGTCTATCGAATGCTGGACTTCCTGGCCGCAGAGAACTTGGTTCACAAGCTTAATTCAGAAAACAAGTATCTGGCATGTGCTCATATTGCCTGTGATCACAGCCACCAAACCCCACAGTTTTTAATCTGCAACCGGTGTAGCAAAGTACGGGAAATTGGCATCAGACCGGAAGTCATCACCGCGCTGCGCGATACAGTTGAAAGTGCTGGGTTTCATCTTCAAACGTCGCAACTAGAGTTGGATTGTGTCTGTGATGAATGTAGCCGGGAAGCAGCTTAG
- a CDS encoding DDE-type integrase/transposase/recombinase yields MKLLRKEGFEIGRYLVRKLMKELGLVVKCNKRFTLTTDSKRQLPVEENPLNRKSSPSAKNQVWTIDIMYIWTLRDSLYLTVMIDFYSRRIVGWHLDGQKEPPW; encoded by the coding sequence ATGAAGCTTTTACGCAAGGAAGGCTTTGAAATCGGGCGCTATCTAGTCCGTAAGCTAATGAAAGAGCTAGGATTGGTAGTAAAGTGCAATAAGCGCTTTACACTAACTACAGACAGTAAACGTCAACTGCCGGTCGAAGAGAACCCCCTGAATAGGAAATCCTCACCGAGTGCTAAAAATCAAGTTTGGACTATTGATATTATGTACATCTGGACTTTGCGGGACTCTTTGTACTTGACAGTAATGATTGATTTCTATTCACGCAGGATTGTTGGTTGGCATCTAGATGGCCAAAAGGAACCTCCTTGGTAA
- a CDS encoding IS3 family transposase encodes MFNDPQGKLSGNLYSTREEAISDLRAYITYYNSYMLQTTLGYVTPIKFEKCA; translated from the coding sequence GTGTTCAATGATCCACAAGGGAAGTTGTCGGGAAATCTCTATTCGACAAGGGAAGAGGCGATATCCGATTTGAGAGCCTATATTACGTATTACAACTCATATATGTTACAAACAACGCTGGGGTATGTAACCCCCATCAAATTTGAGAAATGTGCTTAA
- a CDS encoding alpha/beta hydrolase, translated as MTFKENLIRASIVALICLATSACSKRIARFIEEAENFPLDEDVSNEKIEGLGFKKDKYCPVKINNCISYYYGPPSTSNNLQYSVEFGEGDRKNFVEINLNRNSLEKHYSGTVILLHGFRTSKEFMLNSALYFRFLGFQVVVPDLLGHGGSDGRKKYGVEDSKYINNLIDSLVEEGVIGDGGIYIVGNSMGALTATYISSLRTDISGIILLAPMPPFDEAVYNYAKRDHPLLSRIIPERDFRKGALLALKKAEVNLNDTKILPIIKSSQAPTLLIFSDSDKISPYADFEQLSNDNIKIIKIHDRYHPSMNTIGEVEHKAIISWLNTTQN; from the coding sequence ATGACATTCAAAGAAAATTTAATTAGAGCGAGCATTGTCGCCTTAATATGTCTAGCCACCTCGGCCTGCTCTAAAAGAATTGCCAGATTTATAGAGGAAGCTGAAAACTTCCCTCTTGATGAAGATGTAAGCAATGAAAAAATTGAAGGCCTAGGCTTCAAAAAAGATAAATATTGTCCAGTCAAAATAAACAACTGCATTAGTTATTATTACGGACCACCCTCAACCAGCAACAACCTCCAGTACTCTGTGGAATTTGGAGAGGGAGACAGGAAAAATTTTGTAGAGATTAACTTAAATAGAAATTCTTTAGAAAAACATTACTCTGGCACTGTAATCTTATTACATGGATTTCGAACCTCCAAAGAATTTATGCTTAATTCAGCTCTGTATTTCCGCTTCCTTGGATTTCAGGTTGTTGTTCCTGATCTACTTGGCCATGGCGGTTCTGATGGCAGAAAGAAATATGGGGTAGAAGACAGTAAATATATCAACAATCTTATTGACAGCCTAGTTGAGGAAGGGGTTATCGGCGATGGAGGAATTTATATTGTCGGAAATTCTATGGGCGCCTTAACGGCCACATATATCTCCTCTTTAAGAACAGATATCAGTGGAATCATTCTTTTGGCTCCGATGCCACCATTTGATGAAGCTGTTTACAATTATGCAAAACGTGACCACCCCCTACTAAGCAGAATTATTCCTGAGAGGGACTTCCGTAAGGGTGCACTTTTAGCCTTAAAAAAAGCCGAAGTCAATTTGAATGATACGAAAATACTACCTATTATTAAGTCCTCCCAGGCCCCTACACTACTAATATTCTCAGATTCGGACAAAATTTCTCCTTACGCAGATTTCGAACAGTTGAGTAATGACAACATCAAGATTATCAAAATTCATGACAGGTATCATCCGAGCATGAATACAATAGGGGAAGTCGAACATAAAGCAATCATTAGTTGGCTCAACACAACTCAAAATTAA
- a CDS encoding DUF2796 domain-containing protein — MYLVAEVDRIRIELESPSANLVGFEHAPRSHAQQQLLDQVSLELSKPDLFLEFVGTNCKPRSVDVEVPYSAEVSSDSSVHSGFHASYEFKCDNLAQFNSVIVTLFERFPGIHGIAVQWVSSGRQGAELLTVKDNKLQMK, encoded by the coding sequence ATGTACCTGGTGGCCGAGGTAGATAGAATCCGTATCGAGCTGGAGTCACCTTCAGCCAATCTGGTGGGGTTTGAGCACGCGCCACGCAGCCATGCTCAACAGCAGTTGTTGGATCAAGTGTCTCTCGAACTCTCTAAGCCTGATCTTTTCTTGGAGTTTGTTGGAACCAATTGTAAGCCCCGAAGCGTGGATGTTGAGGTGCCTTATAGCGCTGAAGTTAGCAGTGATAGTTCGGTACATAGCGGTTTCCATGCTAGCTATGAATTCAAGTGTGATAATCTGGCACAGTTCAACAGCGTTATTGTTACCCTGTTTGAGAGATTTCCCGGTATTCATGGGATTGCAGTGCAATGGGTCAGCTCCGGTCGACAGGGTGCTGAACTGCTCACTGTTAAAGACAACAAACTGCAAATGAAATAG
- a CDS encoding S46 family peptidase — protein sequence MKIKNSIVFRVATAALFAGVSYSSLATEKESVSTEGMWQPHQLPELSKELRGHGLELDPASMTKLTEFPMNAVISLGGCSASFVSPQGLVITNHHCAYGSISYNSTESKDLLAEGFLAGDLSEELAAAPGSRVYVTVEMNEVTDKVNSRLTDEMDGAARFAAIEEAEKLLVSECEKDPGHRCEVYSYYGGLNYYLVKQLEIRDVRLVHAPASSIGKFGGDIDNWMWPRHTGDYAFYRAYVGKDGKPADYSKDNVPYQPKHYLPVAAKGPKEDDFVMVAGYPGRTNRYRTGQEVESNFNWYYPNMQRVLGEWSETIGAATDDNKDAELKYASLVAGLNNYSKNFTGMMEGYQRSDLLQRKEKLEKDLQAWVDSDKARQKKYQSTIDDLQALVVEKESTREQDLAIDYMDRSAMLGAASKLYRLAKENEKPDAERKPGYQERDLTRFTEGMRRIERSYHPSVDKQIWLYFLDRYQALPKEQRITSFDRYLGIDKGNAGLEPTLDKMYKGTELSDVEVREGWIGKKPEDFKESKDPFIQLAVAMYDDMLAREEHEESMKGRFAQLRPQYMEMLIDYYHSLGKPVYPDANSSLRVTYGLVKGYEPPAGTIKKAADGNDGKQGFVPFTTLRGIKAKYTGEDPFDAPRALMEAIDKKNFGRYYEKQLDSVPVNFLSTVDITGGNSGSPTMNGRGELVGVVFDGTYDSINADWDFTDSTRAIHVDIAYILWVMENIDGAGYLVREMGQ from the coding sequence ATGAAAATAAAAAATTCGATCGTTTTCAGGGTTGCAACTGCTGCATTATTTGCTGGAGTGAGTTACTCCAGCCTTGCCACAGAGAAAGAGAGTGTTTCGACCGAAGGCATGTGGCAGCCTCACCAGTTGCCTGAACTGTCCAAAGAGCTTCGGGGTCATGGGCTCGAGCTGGACCCAGCCAGCATGACCAAGCTCACTGAATTCCCAATGAATGCGGTGATCAGCCTTGGGGGCTGTTCCGCTTCCTTTGTTTCTCCCCAGGGATTGGTGATTACCAACCACCACTGTGCCTACGGCTCAATTTCATACAATTCAACAGAATCCAAGGATTTACTGGCGGAAGGTTTCCTGGCCGGGGACTTATCAGAAGAGCTGGCTGCTGCACCTGGCTCCCGTGTCTATGTCACCGTAGAAATGAACGAAGTGACAGATAAGGTCAACAGTCGCCTGACTGATGAGATGGATGGCGCTGCACGTTTTGCCGCAATCGAAGAAGCCGAGAAGTTACTGGTTTCCGAGTGTGAAAAAGATCCGGGACATCGCTGTGAGGTCTATAGCTACTACGGCGGTTTGAATTACTACCTGGTCAAGCAACTGGAAATCCGCGATGTGCGTTTGGTTCATGCACCAGCGTCTTCAATCGGAAAATTCGGAGGTGATATCGATAACTGGATGTGGCCGCGTCACACTGGCGATTATGCTTTCTACCGCGCCTATGTTGGTAAAGATGGCAAACCGGCGGATTACTCCAAAGATAATGTCCCTTACCAGCCCAAACACTACCTACCTGTAGCGGCAAAAGGCCCTAAGGAAGACGATTTTGTGATGGTTGCCGGTTACCCTGGTCGCACTAATCGTTATCGCACTGGCCAAGAAGTGGAAAGCAACTTCAATTGGTATTACCCAAACATGCAGCGGGTATTGGGTGAGTGGTCAGAAACGATTGGTGCAGCTACCGACGATAATAAAGATGCAGAGTTAAAGTATGCCAGCCTTGTAGCAGGTTTGAATAATTACTCTAAAAACTTTACTGGCATGATGGAGGGGTACCAGCGTAGCGATCTATTGCAGCGTAAAGAAAAGCTGGAAAAAGATTTGCAGGCTTGGGTGGATTCAGACAAAGCCCGCCAGAAAAAATACCAGTCGACGATTGATGACCTTCAGGCACTGGTTGTAGAAAAAGAATCAACCCGTGAACAGGACCTGGCGATTGATTACATGGATCGCTCTGCCATGCTGGGTGCTGCGAGCAAACTGTATCGATTGGCCAAAGAGAATGAAAAGCCTGATGCTGAGCGTAAGCCGGGTTATCAAGAGCGGGATCTGACTCGATTCACGGAGGGTATGCGTCGTATTGAGCGCAGCTACCATCCATCAGTCGACAAGCAGATCTGGCTCTACTTCCTGGACCGTTACCAGGCACTTCCAAAGGAGCAGCGTATAACCAGTTTTGATCGTTACCTAGGCATCGATAAAGGCAATGCTGGTTTAGAGCCAACTCTCGACAAAATGTATAAGGGCACGGAGCTTTCCGATGTCGAGGTACGTGAGGGCTGGATCGGCAAAAAGCCTGAAGACTTCAAAGAGAGCAAAGATCCGTTTATTCAACTGGCGGTAGCCATGTACGATGACATGCTTGCGCGCGAAGAGCATGAGGAGTCCATGAAAGGGCGCTTTGCCCAGTTGCGTCCACAGTACATGGAGATGCTGATTGACTATTACCATTCACTGGGTAAGCCGGTCTACCCGGATGCAAATAGCTCCCTCCGTGTAACCTATGGTTTGGTTAAAGGTTATGAGCCACCAGCTGGAACAATTAAGAAGGCCGCTGATGGCAATGACGGTAAGCAAGGTTTTGTACCTTTTACAACTTTGCGTGGCATTAAGGCCAAGTATACCGGCGAGGACCCCTTTGATGCCCCCAGAGCTTTGATGGAAGCTATCGATAAGAAGAACTTTGGCCGTTACTATGAAAAGCAGCTGGATTCAGTGCCGGTTAATTTTTTAAGTACCGTAGATATTACGGGCGGTAACTCAGGATCCCCGACAATGAATGGTCGCGGTGAGCTGGTGGGTGTTGTGTTCGATGGAACCTACGATAGCATCAATGCCGATTGGGATTTCACCGATAGTACCCGGGCGATTCATGTCGATATCGCTTATATTCTCTGGGTAATGGAGAATATTGACGGTGCTGGATATCTGGTTCGGGAGATGGGCCAATAA
- a CDS encoding MerC domain-containing protein: protein MTPLLPLLGGLGILGALQDDQFLHLLLLVPVVTLALASFPASCRRHQRYAVMVVGFSGALLLVGALYLEGAWELVASILGAGLLIIAHWVNQRLIYRVA, encoded by the coding sequence TTGACCCCTTTATTACCATTATTGGGCGGTTTAGGGATATTGGGTGCACTGCAGGACGACCAGTTTCTCCACTTGCTTTTGCTCGTGCCGGTAGTGACCCTGGCTTTGGCCAGCTTCCCAGCCTCCTGTCGACGTCATCAACGCTATGCGGTAATGGTCGTGGGCTTCTCTGGGGCACTGCTATTGGTTGGGGCGCTTTACCTGGAGGGAGCATGGGAGCTAGTCGCCAGCATCCTCGGTGCTGGCTTGTTAATCATCGCCCACTGGGTAAACCAGCGCTTGATATATCGAGTGGCTTAA
- a CDS encoding transposase encodes MPEFKKDTVTLVSEQRYSISNVVKAVGTTTNILRRWIKELEQEEGGVRLSVDERSELNRLRREVRQLRMEKELLKRPAPSLRKK; translated from the coding sequence ATGCCCGAGTTCAAGAAAGACACTGTAACCCTAGTCTCTGAGCAACGGTATTCGATTTCAAACGTAGTTAAAGCTGTTGGTACCACTACCAACATTCTACGACGCTGGATAAAGGAGCTGGAGCAGGAAGAAGGTGGTGTGAGGCTGAGTGTTGATGAGCGATCTGAATTAAACCGGCTGCGGCGTGAAGTAAGGCAGTTGCGTATGGAGAAGGAGCTCCTAAAAAGGCCAGCGCCTTCTTTGCGGAAGAAATAA